One Paralichthys olivaceus isolate ysfri-2021 chromosome 8, ASM2471397v2, whole genome shotgun sequence genomic region harbors:
- the LOC109639572 gene encoding protein ELFN1-like, protein MASISSRISPMDIATKSQMAQRIGRQRHHGPGGSSSVVLSRASSFLCWLTLLSIMRLPMVTADCWLIEGEKGFVWLAICSMNQPPYEAIPSHINSTIVDLRLNENKIRSVHYSSLSRFGNLTYLNLTKNDISYVEDGAFSAQFNLQVLQMGFNKLRNLTEGMLRGLGKLQYLYLQANLIETVTPNTFWECPNIENIDLSMNRIQVLDGSLFSTLSKLTTCELYTNPFNCSCELLGFLHWLSAFPNRTSERMVCDSPVGISGFNLLSQNPRMPTQRTALHMLSTVCTDDGSSVTPFYPISAFDSTTPPPDSNSPCGLDDCSSGTPPDEVISLTYPIFSDTNPLMVLKQVLHSSAVITVQIPHPYRKMYILVLYNNSFFTDIQTLKNQREDIELKNLKPNTDYTYCVASIRNSLRFNHTCLTISTGRRAGPERIANQSSATHYIMTILGCLFGMLLFLGVLVHCLRKRRIMEEKERKMSRIQRTLIELKYGGEADIEGGNGGSVSQKIAAGDSLSRMPYLPQGGEIDPYKLQEVIETPAHKPAKLNYMEVRGSGIEREREREREREMSPQANPQGSVAEISTIAKEVDKVNQIINNCIDALKSESTSFQQGMKSPSSAGGGAVSTAEPKLVLLSEQGERGERGGEFLSPVYKGGRGGREERGRSYHHSLQRHHSMEAPPTSKRPSTSSSPGSARSPRSFRSEGGYHSSETRYIERTSPGERGERGERGERGGGGGDAIRTVNPAAAILRAEAQRIRQYNEHRHSYPGSQQHLQELQHHPQMLQELHHHPGGRKPSVLDPLTLSRQAKQRELVYSQLSPHYPLSPQYHNLSYCSSPEEDEEEEGLLCTPTLGLWERFKLHRKRHRQASMEDEGYVAAGHALRRKVQFAKDEDLHDILDYWKGVSAQQKA, encoded by the exons ATGGCGAGCATCTCCTCACGGATATCTCCAATGGATATTGCGACGAAATCCCAAATGGCCCAGAGGATAGGACGGCAGAGACATCATGGGCCTGGAGGATCCTCGTCGGTGGTCCTGTCCAGAGCCAGCTCCTTCCTCTGTTGGCTCACCCTGCTGTCGATAATGCGGTTGCCGATGGTTACAGCCGACTGTTGGCTCATCGAGGGGGAGAAGGGCTTTGTGTGGCTGGCTATCTGCAGCATGAACCAGCCGCCTTACGAGGCCATTCCGTCCCACATTAACAG CACCATCGTGGATCTGAGGCTGAATGAGAACAAGATAAGGTCTGTCCATTATTCGTCTCTCAGTCGCTTTGGCAACCTCACCTATCTGAACCTCACCAAGAACGACATCAGCTACGTGGAGGACGGAGCGTTCTCAGCACAGTTCAACCTGCAG GTTCTCCAGATGGGTTTTAACAAGCTGAGGAACTTGACAGAGGGGATGCTTCGAGGCCTCGGCAAGCTGCAGTATCTCTACCTGCAAGCCAACCTCATCGAGACTGTTACACCCAACACCTTCTGGGAGTGTCCCAACATAGAGAACATAGATCTCTCCATGAACAG GATTCAGGTGTTGGACGGCAGCTTGTTCTCTACACTCTCTAAGCTGACGACCTGTGAACTTTACACCAACCCCTTCAACTGCTCTTGTGAGCTGCTGGGATTCCTGCACTGGCTCTCCGCCTTCCCCAACAGGACCAGTGAGCGGATGGTGTGCGACTCCCCGGTGGGCATCTCCGGCTTCAACCTCCTGAGTCAGAACCCCCGCATGCCCACCCAACGCACCGCTCTGCACATGCTCAGTACCGTGTGCACGGACGACGGAAGTAGCGTGACACCTTTCTATCCCATCAGCGCGTTCGATTCCACGACCCCGCCCCCGGATTCTAACTCTCCCTGCGGTTTGGACGATTGCTCTTCGGGGACGCCCCCTGATGAGGTCATCAGCTTGACGTACCCCATTTTTTCTGACACCAATCCGCTCATGGTGCTGAAGCAGGTGCTACATTCAAGTGCTGTGATCACCGTTCAGATCCCCCATCCGTACAGGAAAATGTACATCCTGGTGCTTTATAACAACAGCTTCTTCACAGACATCCAGACCCTGAAAAATCAAAGAGAAGATATCGAGCTGAAGAACTTAAAACCTAACACCGACTACACATACTGTGTGGCCTCCATACGGAACTCTCTGCGCTTCAACCACACCTGTCTCACCATCTCCACGGGCCGCAGGGCGGGTCCTGAGAGGATAGCCAATCAGTCCTCAGCCACTCACTACATTATGACTATTTTGGGCTGCTTGTTTGGGATGCTCCTCTTTCTTGGCGTCCTTGTCCACtgcctgaggaagaggagaatcatggaggagaaggagagaaagatgagCAGGATCCAGAGGACGCTGATAGAGCTCAAGTATGGAGGAGAAGCGGATATAGAGGGAGGGAATGGAGGATCTGTTTCCCAGAAGATCGCTGCCGGGGACAGCCTGTCCAGAATGCCCTACCTGCCTCAAGGTGGTGAAATAGATCCCTACAAGCTGCAGGAGGTGATAGAAACACCGGCACACAAGCCTGCGAAACTCAACTACATGGAGGTCAGAGGTTCCGGCATCGAGAGGGAgcgagaacgagagagagagagggagatgtcGCCGCAAGCAAATCCCCAGGGCTCTGTCGCAGAGATCTCAACTATCGCTAAAGAAGTTGATAAAGTCAACCAGATCATCAACAACTGTATAGATGCTCTCAAATCCGAGTCGACCTCCTTTCAACAGGGGATGAAATCTCCCTCTtctgcaggtggaggagctgtTTCAACTGCAGAGCCGAAGCTGGTGCTTCTCTCTGAgcaaggggagagaggagaaagaggtgGTGAGTTCCTCTCCCCCGTGTATAaaggtgggagaggaggaagggaagagagggggagaagctACCATCATTCCTTGCAGCGACACCACAGCATGGAGGCTCCTCCGACCTCCAAGAGGCCCAGCACCTCCTCGTCCCCTGGCTCCGCCCGCAGCCCTCGCTCCTTCCGCTCAGAGGGAGGTTACCACTCATCAGAGACCCGCTACATTGAGAGGACCTCAccaggggagagaggggagagaggggagagaggagaaaggggaggtgggggaggagatGCCATCCGCACAGTGAACCCAGCAGCAGCCATCCTTCGAGCAGAAGCCCAGAGAATCCGCCAGTACAACGAACACCGCCACTCCTACCCAGGCTCCCAGCAGcacctgcaggagctgcagcaccACCCTCAGATGTTGCAGGAGCTCCACCATCACCCTGGGGGCCGCAAGCCCTCTGTGTTAGACCCCCTCACCCTCAGCAGGCAGGCCAAGCAGCGTGAGCTTGTCTACTCCCAGCTCTCGCCTCACTACCCGCTCTCCCCCCAGTACCACAACCTTAGCTACTGCTCCAGcccagaggaagatgaggaggaggaagggctCCTGTGCACCCCGACCCTGGGCTTGTGGGAGAGGTTCAAACTGCACCGTAAGAGGCACCGGCAGGCATCCATGGAGGACGAGGGATACGTGGCAGCAGGACATGCGCTGAGGCGGAAGGTTCAGTTTGCCAAGGATGAGGATCTTCATGACATACTGGACTACTGGAAGGGCGTGTCCGCCCAGCAGAAGGCCTGA